The Bacillus rossius redtenbacheri isolate Brsri chromosome 4 unlocalized genomic scaffold, Brsri_v3 Brsri_v3_scf4_1, whole genome shotgun sequence genomic sequence AATCATCACGTGCTGatacagccatctcgtgttggagagatctgcagaacaatacatacgcgGTAGCTACAGCATAACCTAAGTGTGTAAAACAATTACGTTAAGATTTGTAAAGAGAAAATACGATAACGTTTGTATAAATTACCTgtgtagaaaataaattacgtatgtataaattatgttaaagacattctagctttaaattaaaaaaattcattaatgtttgtataaaatatgttaacatttctttttgtaaaataaataactagtgtaaaagaaaattacgttaagatattttaaagataaaataaatacgtGTAAAAGAAATTATGTTAAAGACTTGTAAAAAATACATCAGCCATtgtaaaagaggaaaataaaataatgttcacatgtgtaaaattaaattatataaacatgtgtagataataaattacaataagaCCATTCTaacgttaaattaaaaaaaattacgtgtgtataaattactttaaaatcattctagctctaaattaaaaaacacgtaaacaattatgttaacatttctttttgtaaattaaattacttgtgtactgtgacataccaataggttattcccCACGTGCAATGGTGTGTGGTTCGAGGGGTTGGGAAGGATTGGAGCGCTAGGCCACCCCTCACTCGgagacgacagcatagctgaacgtaacaatGGGAAAGGGCTAATCgtggtccggggaaaggcgtaggttcttatgtccccaaggtagagtgctgacaccgtcttcagaaagccaatgcttatcatctcctgaagacaatgctaccttggtcacacgctccgtaaacacagtgtggcctcgcgatcggaaatggtgttgggtcgcgagaacccgtgaattttgaagcaagcattccaggtattgaggaaacaggagtaaACGAAGTGCGCTGGCATTGATTCCCTTGGCCTTATGTGTCgaagaaccgtcctccatcttaaaaCACGTAAAGCTTcaggcgaagaccaacaaactccgtgatgatattgccagcggcctcatccttcatcacccccgttacactcttattaaccaaggggaagcgttgctcattacctggcgcataatttgaagtatcgaaacgggaagctaaatcggggcgaatcgaatcgtaaatgttgtcacacacaacgtggtaaattaacgaatcTGTATCCGTATActggagatgcagagactgtggagggaatttcttttgcatgtaattataatgaaaatcgtagagaactaattttgataaatctaaaatggcgacacctgtgtacaaaggtctatcaaaggtaatcgtccctttttgcatctctataaggactaaactctcatcgatgattcaCCGAGCCTTGAATGTTGGACGACTAATCAGCTCAGCCACCCCACAAATGGAATCGTATCGTGAAGcaatgcgtatatccttatgctttcgcgtatttgccaaactttttccgtaaacagagttcgacagtaatttaaaaaacgatttctcaaaggggttcgcagcctgggcacgatgctcagcattaaaggctatatagtccctcatccatgccgcctgcgcaaaccgcagcacgcggtgaacctggccgatgaccgccccatactgaacgtagtgccgcagtgttttagcatggacaacatattaagtacgcggcgcgagagttaacagtaatttactcatacgtccgtttggcggtacgccattcacaggggccagaggcagatctgataggcaatcgtgacaatcatcgggaaaggtcaaatctagtTCCGCGAAAAAttatgtatcaccatcgatgtcaatggtgttgaaatcccaactcgtatactcatccctgggaacccattggaagttacccacaggaagcttatccaacattgtgtgagcatacagtgcgttaacatcgaaataacagatgtacgaagacggaaggctctggtcgtgactggacatgtacacattgttagctttcgcgtgacatcgacttacgtttgtaatacctccacgaacggcagactctaggaggaggtatatgtccgggtcggtcacaagttcaagaTGCACACCGGtcttaattaaaagtgcatcccatgcgagcgagggagcggttaTGTATTGtgcgggatcaagcgaataatgctgtaggcaaacaaaacgaaacgactcgaatatatcggccagcaaacaagtatccaccttaaggtaactaagtgcgtactctttcaatgtggcacaatggaatacgtcttaagccctttgagcgtgagtatagtccagatcactcacgtccatgccactcattacgttatggaacgcatcctttggtggtagcgaggcagtctgctaATGTTCACTAtacttaacaaagtcatagggaaacacacctttacgcgtagctaactgaaactgtgtgtcatccggaaacattgaacgggtgagtttcaactgatccggcgtgagattgccagcgagagtttccagagatgaatttaaaaagttaagtgaatcaataaatctaagacgcacagcgcgcacgcctccttgcgcattacctgagacatgtatgtatttagtaatacatttataactctctagagttacgcctaatactttgacctcaCCGGGATTCTTCACAACAAAGGAGCCGCCcagctgtgcaatccgccgcgaaactaaatgtttaattaaaaagtgggcatcataattttgcaaattatggaataccgcgacaagctgtttcttttgcatcctgaaagcaaggttgcatttcgaatgggcataaccacgtatttcaccagtcaaatggcagtgatcgagcaccttctgcccagccaataccttcttacagatatggcaatgtgtttgactcgcaagccttgcagagacggctggagtcggcgtcttaacaggaatggtctttgaataaatatcacatacccactttgtcattgaaactaattcggcgaccatttcagcaatacaattatcaccctcgaattgcacatacctggtcaaagagctatcgtatccacacactaacaaaatgctgcatgcgtatggtacatgttcgtttacctgtgcggtattagatgtctcatcaccgggtaaacaggtggatatcggcttaaggtatgactcggtgtcacagtacgcaatacagccaaggcgatcctgttttgcaatatttgtaaactgtaaatatttgttctcctctgtagggaaacaggaacgcactgcttgatgctggctgcagagaatagtgtgtgaagttaacctgtcttcacttgaaaagtattgaagacagcgctcgcaaatccatttcttactaGTAGACTTTGACAGTTGGGAACGTAATAAcctggacagactcttaattgttacaaagtgtaggtgctctgccgcgccactagaacgaatcgctaaaatatttacatatctcgctcttcgctcagaggatatgcgaagaggctggatagaggattcagatttgccactaaaacattcatcaacaatacttCCCTTACTGTCTACGCATGCATAAAAGTTaatggaaatattattgttcctctcgaatgtcttaatctgatggagagtggacgggaaactcaaaccagacgtattgaaagccacaagtggatccggatacgaactggctcggtTAACATTAGCTTCCGCCGGCATCACAcgtgccataacggcatacagaaagcaatgctgcttgggacattcaatattgacacaagctttcctattggataaaaacgtcggtaatttcgtgtgcggcgcgccaacggtgaaagccctatagcttgaaacatgtacatccatgttaatcaatcgctgtagagcccacccactgccacgagcagcgaaatcgctaacgttcctattgacttccggaatgaatactgaatcatagatttcccctacctcatcagagagcagtaccgcggctgagtgggttgtaaaatgaaatgtctcactcgcgcctccctccacagattccttaacaaatgtagccgagagtgaaatgtagactttaaaagggcgtaccaagacggaagttaaggccagaaagggaaccctaaatctctgtagaaaccggtccaaatcgggatcaatagactcaacatcatttcCCATCCGAAAGTCCATTATCTGGTTAGCAAAAGcagagtccaagataacactctccaggggaggcaagtcgccagcttcatGCGACTCCACCCTGgacgcccgcgcgctgtcgcgagtgtccgacgtggaagcctcactgggatggggtcgctttgcctcggggggagtagacatggcgaggaggggatagacgggaagttacgttcagcggtacaaataatgttctggaaacataaaataatcataatttgtaaatattaaagtaaaCGGTTTTGTGTATACTGAGTGAAGCCCAAGCTACTTAAGCGTGATTGAGTGCAAACTATGTGAACATGTAACGCCGTAAACGCGACTGAGTGCACTCCCCTCCGCTCCGTGCTGTGTTGTCATGGCAACGAGCCTTTCCCCACCCCACAGTCAGGGAGGGAGTCCGCCCAGCCAGCAGTCGGGGACCGCGTAGAGACGTAGAGACGTGATTAATAGAAAATGTGTAATACAATTAACACTAGCGGatgagacttacctcacgtagcatgcgcggacatcaaatgcaagcaatcacctcccgccggcggtatttatacatgcccagctaggtcagtccgggtTGGACACACTTTTACCACACGTCCTTAAACATGTACGTCACACGGACGTTTTCCGTCTTAAGACAAAATTTAGtgtgaacacatttaaaaaaaatatttatgtggtttgtaaggtcaagtgtgaacacatttaaaaaaaatatttatgtggtttgcaaggttaagtgtgaacacattaaaaaaatatatatatttatgtggttgtcagggtcaagtagaaagaaaaatacatcgagacatttttgttttgtttttaatagcccacacccgttggaataaagttacaaacctttttttttttaaaaacgtattacattgaaaacaatttacttATAAAAGTTACATTACGTTGAATTTAAAAGTTACACTGAAATTAATTTTACGTATAAACGATTTTTACATATAAAGATATTACACTGAAATATATAATACGTATAAAcaatttacatataaattaaagttacgttgaaattaagtttaaatgatattacattgtaattaatatttacgtataaaataaattatattttctttataaggtCTGTAAGTAatttgcgcagtgcggttctggcaatgtctaacactctttcgtccaATGCTTGGTCAttgctcaccgctggacccaggtcgccctcatcCAGGCCTCGCGCTCTGTGGGAGaaagggcggcgtcggcgtctcggctctaccgaCGGCGGCGAGGTCTGGCTGtaggcgggcaatggcggctgcgtctcgaaggcgtgtgcgtagacctcttcacttgttgcgggtagagttgtatcgttgcgtagcatactaacgcagcactcgccgaagccggggcagggaatcacttctagaggcaggtctcccggtcttgggttgtgaatatgtttcgagtgcacagtagagtcacattcttccgtaacatgtctcaacgcaCCCTGACTCCACTCactatactctacactgcctacgcctggagttacatctggatacgtgttccggggattaaagctagccatctttacaccgtcactATTTCTGCATGACTGTTCACGCATGGACCTGCgggtctatttaaaacaatatttaccagatgaataagtaaatgtattatgcaatcacagCACTCTGAACGGCAACGTTTCGGTGCACTATCTGTTGCTTGGGTATTTAGATACAAAGACATTGTGACGTTGTTTTctctggaccaccgagctatatttataTCGACATCtcgtttttgttttttacgttcTCGCCTCTTGCTGCGACCTTGGagcctacccctcctcctcctctgacatttccgcaTTCTCATCgctctcggcaatgttttcaaccatccatgctctgagcacgctgcgttgtggcgcgacgataccggtcttgtgcctctgtggttgttgctgtacgttttatctaatatctttaatgatgggcagccatattcactttgaacgtccactatgcgcacatgtttgcaacaatgtttagctagccaatATTTCTGTTCGGCCCCGGCGACgattatagttccactcaggtgcgccgccaatatgtttggcagacttgtgtagggaaatattccgtcttcccatttcaaattgtggaagttgttggtgagccacgagtttgtttgttgatgttttctaattaaatgttcccacgcaaatggtggttgaaacgagcgcgtaatcacATTCCCTTCAGAgtctgcgatgctaacttccttaacgataaacccgtgctgtgagaataagccttggaggttaacacacttcgccatggcagctgagacacgactgaacatacatcgcgtttagctcattattttaatactttgatccctcgcgttgtacgatactaatctatcgtgtagaataattgcgtatgcctgtgttagcggcggtatattgtttgctgcggtaatgtctattttacaatctatgacggttgaggttagtttttcgttttgacgtgacacgttgaatacaaagagaggggccttatctttaaatccctccgggtcaagtagaggtgtatttagtctaccgtagtagctcgcttgaaagtccgagtacatattatatgcaagtaggtagtatccatttgtaaagtttattgctaggtccgaatatggatacgcctcggaattaagatagaccttgatattttgtaaattacaatggtcgaatttagatttgtttgcggctagaacattatgcctgccggtttgaaatgccactattatataacgagggtgttcgctggagaagctagattttacagcccaactgacgctctgtgatggtggtaaactcagGTAAACTTCTACGccccacgatctgaaagccatatctatgtcgcgacctttttcaatcattttcaacagccgtgtgcgctgggcggggcttaccattacatgcggaacaagccagttGATAGATTGaaaacttaatgtcacttgctgtggctgatcgcttgtgtccattatagcgttagTATAAatgtttgcggtgattataacaagcgtttgtttacaatttattaatatttgtttatagtcttctgcaaagcctagcaactggttcaacggaacgcatatttcaaactctCCTTGCActgtaagtggtaaactgtaGTCTCTgtccggacaccatcccgccatcttacttacggatttttcatcacgcgtgcgcgataaatagtttttcaccgttgtcacaattccaacttcgcgtacctcgtcgattgtcacgccgttaagttcgaatgatattcgatttatcatacttagtataccattgtttacgatttttgcattgtctggtttctgcccgtttggtttcgtgaatgcaccccgaattcgcagaaacgttttagcaatgtgcgtatacacgtcagagttttatattgctataactatctcggaacttggctcgtacggtcccgcaatgtatggtttgtacgtgtgcatttcacattttgagactgcatcgtcaaactgtggtgattgttgcacatcgagtatactatattccatttggaaatactttgaaacctaatttttctaggaacctcacgttggcaggtgttaaccgcttgatgtttgctttcgtactggctctatgcttgctcacccccgcccctttatgcgaaccaaagtatcttacccccatacttttttcaaatgtaagcgtagtgtaatcacctcgtttctaaagttgattaatttaccgttctggtctaccactctaataaccaactctcgtatttgttgcacggtaaccggactgtaaatgagtgtttgaggcgtttcactgagcttatatcctggaggaacgttcggggaaaatttGTGTATTGTActttttggttttccattaaggaagctgtggccaataatattcgcagtgattctaatcacatttaccggcatcatgtttacgggctgggtcgactcgtgaattttattcgcctcgtagacttccggttcgaatccaagcatcggggctagggaacagtcgcccgtgcagtcgatttgtgcattgctatgcaatacgcattgtagagtgtttggattacctttcaacgaaaacattacgtctgtgggtaggtgttgtttaatatacgtttcaatgtctaagacttcaTAGGAAcctatatgtaatttaatttctcgcATCATCTCTTtgttcttcagcttgtacctaaacatccggttgttttcgtccacgttcgggatggaattgtatacggtaaaatccacgagagcgagctgctataacccgtcacttacgtcgatcggtgggaagtgtgttgaaaacagttccgatgtgtttccacatagtattagcgtgatggacatgttctttcgaagcaggttctcttatataccgagatgagaaactttatgcacaagtgtccgcagttgaatgcgtttaacttttgctgtctatcttaattatatgttattttgcagcctctcaggtatcgctgcatttctaaagggggcggcaggtctccaaaactatcgtaataccgagccgtacgaccggccttggcatacgctaccca encodes the following:
- the LOC134541738 gene encoding uncharacterized protein LOC134541738, with the translated sequence MSTPPEAKRPHPSEASTSDTRDSARASRVESHEAGDLPPLESVILDSAFANQIMDFRMGNDVESIDPDLDRFLQRFRVPFLALTSVLVRPFKVYISLSATFVKESVEGGASETFHFTTHSAAVLLSDEVGEIYDSVFIPEVNRNVSDFAARGSGWALQRLINMDVHVSSYRAFTVGAPHTKLPTFLSNRKACVNIECPKQHCFLYAVMARVMPAEANVNRASSYPDPLVAFNTSGLSFPSTLHQIKTFERNNNISINFYACVDSKGSIVDECFSGKSESSIQPLRISSERRARYVNILAIRSSGAAEHLHFVTIKSLSRLLRSQLSKSTSKKWICERCLQYFSSEDRLTSHTILCSQHQAVRSCFPTEENKYLQFTNIAKQDRLGCIAYCDTESYLKPISTCLPGDETSNTAQVNEHVPYACSILLVCGYDSSLTRYVQFEGDNCIAEMVAELVSMTKWVCDIYSKTIPVKTPTPAVSARLASQTHCHICKKVLAGQKVLDHCHLTGEIRGYAHSKCNLAFRMQKKQLVAVFHNLQNYDAHFLIKHLVSRRIAQLGGSFVVKNPGEVKVLGVTLESYKCITKYIHVSGNAQGGVRAVRLRFIDSLNFLNSSLETLAGNLTPDQLKLTRSMFPDDTQFQLATRKGVFPYDFVKYSEH